One Sphingopyxis macrogoltabida genomic region harbors:
- the ilvN gene encoding acetolactate synthase small subunit, with the protein MKIKTEAGERHVLAITVDNEAGVLAKITGLFTARGYNIESLTVADISSDHALSRITIVTNGPPPIIDQIIAQLDRLVPVHKVTDLTDNGAHVEREIALVKVAGTGDKRIEALRLADVFRAKVVDTTISSFIFEITGNSEKVDRFVALMRECGLVEVGRTGVVAIARGAEAL; encoded by the coding sequence ATGAAAATCAAGACCGAAGCCGGCGAGCGCCACGTGCTCGCCATCACCGTCGACAACGAGGCCGGGGTGCTCGCCAAGATCACCGGGCTGTTCACCGCGCGCGGCTATAACATCGAAAGCCTGACCGTGGCCGACATCAGTTCGGACCATGCCCTCTCGCGCATCACCATCGTCACCAACGGCCCGCCGCCGATCATCGACCAGATCATCGCACAACTCGACCGCCTCGTGCCGGTGCACAAGGTCACCGACCTCACCGACAATGGCGCGCACGTCGAACGCGAGATCGCGCTGGTCAAGGTCGCGGGCACCGGCGACAAACGGATCGAGGCGCTGCGCCTTGCCGACGTGTTCCGCGCCAAGGTCGTCGACACGACGATCAGCAGCTTCATCTTCGAAATCACCGGCAACAGCGAAAAGGTCGACCGCTTCGTCGCCCTGATGCGCGAATGCGGGCTGGTCGAAGTCGGCCGCACCGGCGTCGTCGCCATCGCGCGGGGAGCCGAGGCGCTTTAG
- a CDS encoding sensor histidine kinase, whose protein sequence is MTGGSLRLRLIAGAGVAIAVALVVAWFAMTWLFNGHVERRVEDELLVQVRPLLADLTLSGGVPVAGSEPADPRFAVPAGGLYWQASTGAGTIRSVSLWDSRLPRAATAPADTWRLRRADGPFGQRLLLMERAIRLQPQEPPVIVQLGYDLAKLAPAQREFGREMALFMVLLWAVLALAAWAQVSLGLRPLGRVRQEIEQLSRDASARLGGAYPRELAPLTTSIDALADAREADLVRARRRAADLAHGLKTPLAALAAQSARMREGGAAEIADGLDSSIAAMRAAIDGELARTRISLVHEGRSTVALPLIERIVAVIEQTEAGERVAFSLACAEDATLPLASDDAAELLGPLLENAARHARRLVHVAVEGDGGALALVVGDDGPGLDSAQRGEAILRGARLDSGEEGHGLGLAIARELAEATRGELTLSRSSLGGLEVRVSWTLSA, encoded by the coding sequence GTGACCGGCGGTTCGCTCCGGCTGCGGCTGATCGCGGGGGCCGGGGTGGCGATCGCGGTTGCGCTCGTCGTCGCCTGGTTCGCGATGACCTGGCTGTTCAACGGCCATGTCGAGCGGCGCGTCGAGGACGAGCTGCTGGTGCAGGTGCGGCCGCTGCTCGCCGACCTCACCCTGTCGGGCGGGGTGCCGGTTGCGGGATCGGAGCCCGCCGATCCGCGCTTCGCGGTGCCTGCGGGTGGGCTCTACTGGCAGGCGTCGACCGGCGCCGGGACGATCCGCTCGGTGTCCTTGTGGGACAGCCGCCTGCCGCGCGCCGCGACGGCGCCCGCCGATACGTGGCGCCTGCGCCGCGCCGACGGCCCGTTCGGGCAAAGGTTGCTGCTGATGGAACGCGCGATCCGGCTGCAGCCACAGGAACCGCCGGTGATCGTTCAGCTCGGTTACGATCTTGCCAAACTGGCGCCGGCGCAGCGCGAGTTCGGGCGTGAAATGGCGCTGTTCATGGTGCTGCTGTGGGCGGTGCTGGCGCTCGCCGCCTGGGCGCAGGTTTCGCTGGGGCTGCGGCCGCTGGGCCGGGTGCGGCAGGAGATCGAGCAATTGAGCCGCGACGCCTCGGCGCGCCTCGGCGGTGCCTATCCGCGCGAACTCGCGCCGCTCACCACGTCGATCGATGCGCTCGCCGATGCGCGCGAGGCCGATCTGGTGCGGGCGCGGCGGCGCGCCGCCGATCTGGCGCACGGGCTGAAAACGCCGCTCGCGGCACTCGCGGCGCAGAGCGCGCGGATGCGCGAGGGTGGCGCCGCAGAAATCGCCGACGGGCTCGATTCGTCGATCGCCGCGATGCGCGCCGCGATCGACGGCGAACTGGCGCGGACGCGGATCAGCCTGGTCCACGAGGGGCGCAGCACCGTCGCGTTGCCGCTGATCGAGCGCATCGTCGCGGTGATCGAGCAGACCGAGGCGGGCGAGCGCGTCGCCTTTTCGCTCGCCTGCGCCGAGGATGCGACGCTGCCGCTGGCCAGCGACGACGCCGCCGAACTGCTCGGCCCGCTGCTCGAAAATGCGGCGCGCCACGCCCGCCGCCTCGTCCATGTCGCGGTCGAGGGCGATGGCGGCGCGCTGGCGCTGGTGGTCGGCGACGACGGCCCGGGGCTCGACAGCGCGCAACGCGGCGAAGCGATCCTGCGCGGCGCACGGCTCGACTCGGGGGAGGAGGGGCATGGCCTCGGCCTTGCCATCGCACGCGAGCTCGCCGAGGCGACGCGCGGCGAGCTGACGCTCTCCCGGTCATCGCTCGGCGGACTTGAAGTCCGCGTATCGTGGACGCTATCCGCCTGA
- a CDS encoding PepSY domain-containing protein, translated as MKKTLLIAAAVAAFAIPASASFAYGDKDDRADQQAASAALARGEILPIARVLAIATGRVPGDVLKVELEREKFGFKYEVKILTGSGRVREVEIDAKTGRVIKIEDD; from the coding sequence ATGAAGAAGACCCTCCTCATCGCGGCCGCAGTTGCCGCCTTCGCCATTCCCGCTTCCGCCTCGTTCGCCTATGGCGACAAGGACGACCGGGCCGACCAGCAAGCCGCCAGCGCGGCGCTCGCGCGCGGGGAGATCCTGCCGATCGCCCGCGTCCTTGCGATCGCGACCGGGCGCGTCCCGGGCGACGTGCTGAAGGTCGAGCTCGAGCGCGAAAAATTCGGTTTCAAATATGAGGTGAAAATCCTCACCGGAAGCGGCAGGGTGCGCGAGGTCGAAATCGACGCCAAGACCGGCCGGGTAATCAAGATCGAGGATGATTGA
- the serB gene encoding phosphoserine phosphatase SerB, with translation MFVATLIAAGKLTGEVVREAIDRLDATEHEVGAPHWLDEGDAADIVFQGSLVSARAELAKMDHGALDVVVQPLGDRTKKLIIADMDSTMITVECIDELADYAGLKPQIAAITERAMRGEIDFAAALAERVGLLGGMAESTLVDCRMERVRLTRGARTLIQTMKAHGAYSILISGGFMPFAGPVGEAIGFDKVIANELEIANGRLTGKVLEPIVDSAAKLETLKAEAARHGLPLADTLAVGDGANDIPMITAAGLGIGYHPHPAAGEAAAAAIRHHDLTALLWAQGYPRRSWVLG, from the coding sequence ATGTTCGTCGCAACGCTGATAGCAGCCGGAAAGCTGACGGGCGAGGTGGTCCGCGAGGCAATCGACCGGCTCGATGCGACGGAACATGAGGTGGGGGCGCCGCACTGGCTCGACGAGGGCGACGCCGCCGATATCGTCTTTCAGGGCAGTCTGGTGAGCGCGCGCGCCGAACTGGCGAAAATGGATCATGGCGCGCTCGACGTCGTCGTCCAGCCGCTCGGCGACCGCACCAAGAAGCTGATCATCGCCGACATGGATTCGACGATGATCACCGTCGAATGCATCGACGAACTGGCCGATTATGCGGGGCTGAAGCCGCAGATCGCGGCGATCACCGAACGCGCGATGCGCGGCGAGATCGATTTTGCCGCCGCGCTGGCCGAACGCGTCGGGCTGCTCGGCGGGATGGCCGAATCGACTTTGGTCGATTGCCGGATGGAACGCGTGCGGCTGACCCGCGGCGCGCGGACATTGATCCAGACGATGAAGGCGCATGGCGCATATTCGATCCTGATCTCCGGCGGCTTCATGCCCTTTGCCGGCCCGGTCGGCGAGGCGATCGGTTTCGACAAGGTGATCGCGAACGAACTGGAGATCGCGAACGGCCGGCTGACCGGCAAGGTGCTGGAGCCGATCGTCGACAGCGCCGCGAAGCTGGAGACGCTGAAGGCCGAAGCGGCAAGGCACGGCCTGCCGCTCGCCGACACGCTGGCGGTCGGCGACGGTGCCAACGACATCCCGATGATCACCGCGGCGGGGCTCGGCATCGGCTATCACCCGCACCCGGCGGCGGGCGAAGCGGCAGCGGCGGCGATCCGGCATCATGATTTGACGGCGCTGCTGTGGGCGCAGGGCTATCCGCGGCGGTCGTGGGTGCTGGGGTAA
- a CDS encoding response regulator transcription factor: MRALVVEDDPAVACELVRGMTAAGFVVDLAGDGQQAWFNGDVEEYDVAVVDLGLPRLDGLSVIKRWREAGRNFPVLILSARGEWTDKVAGIEVGADDYMAKPWAMEELVARLRGLIRRAAGRSSPMLQAGPVRIDTHRMTATLDGALIKLSPLEYRLLDYLAHHAGRAVPATELSDHLYGDADTENTNAIEALIARLRRKLGAGTIETRRGFGYLVPAAAA; the protein is encoded by the coding sequence ATGCGTGCATTGGTGGTCGAGGACGATCCGGCGGTCGCGTGCGAACTGGTGCGCGGGATGACCGCCGCCGGCTTCGTCGTCGATCTGGCGGGCGACGGGCAGCAGGCGTGGTTCAACGGCGATGTCGAGGAATATGACGTCGCGGTCGTCGACCTTGGCCTGCCGCGGCTCGACGGACTGTCGGTGATCAAGCGCTGGCGCGAGGCGGGGCGGAATTTTCCCGTTCTGATCCTGTCGGCGCGCGGCGAATGGACCGACAAGGTCGCCGGGATCGAGGTCGGCGCCGACGATTATATGGCGAAGCCATGGGCGATGGAGGAACTGGTCGCGCGGCTGCGCGGGCTGATCCGCCGCGCCGCCGGGCGGTCGAGCCCGATGCTGCAGGCGGGGCCGGTGCGGATCGACACGCACCGGATGACCGCGACGCTCGACGGCGCGCTGATCAAGCTGTCGCCGCTCGAATACCGGCTGCTCGACTATCTGGCGCATCATGCCGGGCGCGCGGTGCCGGCGACCGAATTGTCCGACCATCTTTATGGCGACGCCGACACCGAAAACACCAATGCGATCGAGGCGCTGATTGCGCGGCTGCGCCGCAAGCTGGGGGCGGGGACGATCGAGACGCGGCGCGGCTTCGGCTATCTGGTGCCGGCCGCCGCCGCGTGA
- a CDS encoding TonB-dependent receptor, whose protein sequence is MTRFGRALLLTTCLAVPVAGAWAQDTAGDDDTIVVSGRRAADRAALETKRNTDTQVDEVRADDVGRLPDQNVAETLRRLPGLSVANDQGEGRYLTVRGVSPDLLNVTLNGQTAAAPEPDSRQVKLDDIPSALIGAITVSKTLTPDMDANAIAGAANIETVSAFDRPGTFGSLRGAYGKYDLNGKHPYELDASIGTRFGPDRQFGVVLAVNYSNREFEAQNVQSGGSWEEVNGQFIPLEQTIRDYHTRRQRYGAVANFDWRPTDAVKTYARFLYSKYKDKESRPGFTIELDEDEITNQTAAGGDFAEADVARALRSRQEDSDTLTGSLGGEFDLGPSWLRVEGSYTRANKRDPHRDEISFEGEGVSGSYDLSDGIPIFRPDASAFDPSIYEFDETSYESRRAREDLYQFRADFRTPIAIGDDSSIKVGAKYTSRRKTNDANASVYDGYDGDFTLDQVEGGSIGSIFKGRYPFGVVISRPSADDFFDSNFDDFELDEEGTVGDSLAGDYLIREKIFAAYAMATLKIGQITAIPGVRMEKTKSNYAAKAVLDSSTVDDLDKDYDSFGSQSYTDWFPGLNLRWDATQSLVFRAAVTRAIGRPNYEQLAPTTIVNTGDNEVEQGNPGLRPLTSANYDLAGEFYIGRKGIVSVAGFYKTIENPIYSATTVQSGTFAGQDLIDAQVTMPVNADSAFVKGVEINAQTELSFLPSPLDGFSVGGSITFVKSRAKGIPGRGDERLPLASQSNRVASAFLSYEKGGLSARIAYTYRSAYLLEPGEDRDTDLYVGAFNQWDARIGYDIVKHVTIFLEGSNLNDEPYRVFQGIPSRIDEVERYGYSVKTGVQFKF, encoded by the coding sequence ATGACACGGTTCGGACGGGCGCTTTTGCTCACGACATGTCTGGCGGTTCCGGTTGCGGGCGCCTGGGCACAGGATACGGCAGGCGACGACGATACGATCGTCGTCAGCGGCCGCCGCGCCGCCGATCGCGCGGCGCTGGAGACGAAGCGCAACACCGACACGCAGGTCGACGAAGTGCGCGCCGACGACGTCGGCCGGCTGCCCGACCAGAATGTCGCCGAAACGCTGCGCCGCCTGCCGGGCCTCAGCGTCGCCAACGATCAGGGCGAGGGGCGTTACCTGACCGTGCGCGGCGTCTCGCCCGACCTGCTCAACGTGACGCTGAACGGCCAGACCGCCGCCGCCCCCGAACCCGACTCGCGGCAGGTGAAGCTCGACGACATCCCGTCGGCGCTGATCGGCGCGATCACCGTGTCGAAGACGCTGACCCCCGACATGGACGCCAACGCGATCGCCGGCGCCGCGAATATCGAAACGGTGTCGGCCTTCGACCGTCCGGGCACCTTCGGCAGCCTGCGCGGCGCCTATGGCAAATACGACCTCAACGGCAAGCATCCCTATGAACTCGACGCGTCGATCGGGACGCGCTTTGGTCCCGACCGGCAGTTCGGCGTCGTGCTGGCGGTCAACTATTCGAACCGCGAGTTCGAGGCGCAGAACGTCCAGTCGGGCGGCAGCTGGGAAGAAGTGAACGGCCAGTTCATCCCGCTCGAACAGACGATCCGCGATTATCACACGCGGCGCCAACGCTATGGCGCGGTCGCCAATTTCGACTGGCGACCGACCGATGCGGTGAAGACCTATGCCCGCTTCCTCTATTCGAAGTACAAGGACAAGGAATCGCGGCCGGGCTTCACGATCGAGCTCGACGAGGACGAGATCACCAACCAGACCGCGGCCGGCGGCGATTTCGCCGAAGCCGATGTCGCTCGCGCGCTGCGCTCGCGGCAGGAGGATTCGGATACGCTGACCGGGTCGCTGGGCGGCGAGTTCGACCTCGGCCCGAGCTGGCTGCGCGTCGAGGGCAGCTATACCCGCGCCAACAAGCGCGACCCGCATCGCGACGAAATCTCGTTCGAGGGCGAGGGCGTGTCGGGGTCATACGACCTGTCGGATGGCATCCCGATCTTCCGCCCCGACGCCAGCGCGTTCGACCCCTCGATTTATGAATTCGACGAGACGAGCTACGAAAGCCGCCGGGCACGCGAAGATCTGTACCAGTTCCGCGCCGACTTCCGCACCCCGATCGCGATCGGCGACGACAGTTCGATCAAGGTCGGCGCCAAATATACCAGCCGCCGAAAGACGAATGATGCGAACGCGTCGGTCTATGACGGCTATGACGGCGACTTCACGCTCGATCAGGTCGAGGGCGGGTCGATCGGCAGCATCTTCAAGGGCCGTTATCCGTTCGGCGTGGTCATCAGCCGCCCGAGCGCCGACGATTTCTTCGATTCCAATTTCGACGATTTCGAACTCGACGAGGAAGGCACCGTCGGCGACAGCCTGGCCGGCGATTACCTGATCCGCGAGAAGATTTTTGCCGCCTATGCGATGGCGACGCTGAAGATCGGTCAGATCACTGCGATCCCGGGCGTCCGCATGGAGAAGACGAAGAGCAATTATGCCGCGAAGGCGGTGCTCGATTCCTCGACCGTCGACGATCTGGACAAGGATTACGACAGCTTCGGGTCGCAAAGCTACACCGACTGGTTCCCGGGGCTGAACCTGCGCTGGGACGCGACGCAGTCGCTGGTCTTCCGCGCCGCGGTGACGCGGGCGATCGGGCGGCCGAACTATGAGCAGCTCGCGCCGACGACGATCGTCAACACCGGCGACAACGAGGTCGAACAGGGCAATCCGGGCCTGCGGCCGCTGACCTCGGCCAACTATGACCTTGCCGGCGAATTCTATATCGGCCGCAAGGGCATCGTCAGCGTCGCCGGCTTCTACAAGACGATCGAGAACCCGATCTATTCGGCGACGACGGTGCAGAGCGGCACCTTTGCCGGGCAGGACCTGATCGATGCGCAGGTGACGATGCCGGTCAACGCCGACAGCGCCTTCGTCAAGGGCGTCGAGATCAACGCGCAGACCGAGCTCAGCTTCCTGCCGTCGCCGCTCGACGGGTTCAGCGTCGGGGGCAGCATCACCTTCGTCAAATCGCGCGCCAAGGGCATCCCCGGCCGCGGCGACGAGCGGCTGCCGCTCGCCAGCCAGTCGAACCGGGTGGCATCGGCGTTCCTGTCATACGAAAAGGGCGGGCTGTCGGCGCGGATCGCCTACACCTATCGCTCGGCCTACCTGCTCGAACCCGGCGAGGATCGCGACACCGACCTGTATGTCGGCGCCTTCAACCAGTGGGATGCGCGGATCGGCTACGACATCGTGAAGCATGTCACGATCTTCCTCGAAGGATCGAACCTCAACGACGAGCCGTACCGCGTCTTCCAGGGCATCCCGTCGCGGATCGACGAGGTCGAACGCTATGGCTATTCGGTGAAGACGGGGGTGCAGTTCAAATTCTGA
- a CDS encoding histidine-type phosphatase — MKRIFLLSTALLAACAAPAPGTGTASPAAAPGPLKLEKVVMLMRHGIRPPTKASVVPAGYSDERWPDWPVDYGLLTPRGGAGVKLLGESDRLWFGDRGLFPGGCPAAGTIVLKASYKQRTIDTARNWAAGFMPGCAVDVSHPAGADDDAIFHGLDGAPPSFDGKRAYDASLAEAPEGGLAADTERHRGELTLLAKVLNCALPACPLVAEPSRLIAQPHDRPDLEGPLDVGSTASQTLLLEYLEGMPMEQVGWGRVSRAEIEQLLRFHPLKFRYANRPGYIAAAAAAPIVGEIVAALGDTSPARLTLLAGHDTNVADLGGFFDLHWQVPSYPADEVPPGSALGFELVSDAKGERYVRAFYRGQTMDQLRNLEPLGRGDTFFRRYLPIPGCGNSAEATACTWTAFTRLAAPRG, encoded by the coding sequence GTGAAGCGGATATTCCTCCTGTCGACCGCGCTGCTGGCCGCCTGCGCGGCGCCTGCCCCCGGCACCGGGACCGCATCCCCCGCCGCCGCGCCGGGTCCGCTCAAGCTCGAAAAGGTCGTGATGCTGATGCGCCACGGCATCCGCCCGCCGACCAAGGCCTCTGTCGTTCCCGCCGGCTATTCGGACGAGCGCTGGCCCGACTGGCCGGTCGACTATGGCCTGCTCACCCCGCGCGGCGGCGCCGGGGTGAAGCTGCTCGGCGAAAGCGACCGCCTCTGGTTCGGCGACCGCGGGCTGTTTCCGGGCGGCTGCCCCGCCGCGGGGACCATCGTGCTCAAGGCCAGCTACAAACAGCGAACGATCGACACCGCGCGCAACTGGGCCGCTGGCTTCATGCCCGGCTGCGCCGTCGATGTGTCGCACCCGGCGGGCGCCGACGACGATGCGATCTTCCACGGCCTCGACGGTGCGCCGCCGTCGTTCGACGGCAAGCGCGCCTATGACGCCTCGCTCGCCGAAGCGCCCGAGGGCGGGCTCGCCGCCGACACCGAACGCCATCGCGGCGAACTCACCCTGCTGGCAAAAGTGCTGAACTGCGCCCTTCCCGCCTGCCCTCTCGTCGCCGAGCCGAGCCGGCTGATCGCGCAGCCGCACGACCGCCCCGACCTCGAAGGCCCGCTCGACGTCGGCTCGACCGCCAGCCAGACCTTGCTCCTCGAATATCTCGAAGGCATGCCGATGGAGCAGGTCGGCTGGGGCCGCGTCAGCCGCGCCGAGATCGAACAGTTGCTGCGCTTCCACCCGCTGAAGTTCCGCTATGCCAACCGCCCCGGCTATATCGCCGCCGCGGCCGCTGCACCGATCGTCGGCGAAATCGTCGCGGCGCTCGGCGATACCAGCCCCGCGCGGCTGACCCTGCTCGCCGGCCACGACACCAATGTCGCCGACCTCGGCGGCTTCTTCGACCTCCACTGGCAGGTGCCGAGCTATCCCGCCGACGAGGTACCGCCGGGCAGCGCGCTCGGCTTCGAGCTGGTGAGCGATGCCAAGGGCGAACGCTATGTCCGCGCCTTCTATCGCGGCCAGACGATGGACCAGCTGCGCAATCTCGAACCGCTCGGCCGCGGCGACACCTTCTTCCGCCGCTACCTCCCGATCCCCGGCTGCGGCAATTCGGCCGAAGCGACCGCCTGCACCTGGACCGCCTTCACCCGCCTCGCCGCACCGCGAGGATAA
- the miaA gene encoding tRNA (adenosine(37)-N6)-dimethylallyltransferase MiaA, producing the protein MASPSFFRGDLPPVALIAGPTASGKSALAVMLAKACPGAVVVNADASQVYADLAILSARPTAEEMADVPHHLFGHVDAAEAYNAARWADEARHLISHAHAAGKVPILVGGTGLYLRTLLDGIAPVPEIDPAVREAVRELPVADAHAALAALDPAAAARLGAADRTRVARALEVVRSTGRTLADWQQAREGGIAGAIALTPFVLLPPRDWLRARCDTRLVDMFARGAIEEVEALLARHLDPDLPAMRAIGVPQIARHLAGEITRAEALDLTQAATRQYAKRQYTWFRHQPPASWLRHEEILSVDNVNGIAIILREKLLTG; encoded by the coding sequence ATGGCATCTCCTTCATTCTTTCGCGGCGACCTGCCGCCTGTCGCGCTTATCGCCGGACCCACCGCCAGCGGCAAGAGCGCATTGGCGGTGATGCTGGCAAAAGCCTGTCCCGGCGCGGTCGTCGTCAACGCCGACGCCAGCCAGGTCTATGCCGACCTCGCCATCCTCTCGGCGCGTCCGACCGCCGAAGAGATGGCGGACGTGCCCCACCATCTCTTCGGCCATGTCGATGCCGCCGAGGCGTATAACGCCGCACGCTGGGCCGACGAGGCCCGCCACCTCATCTCTCACGCACACGCCGCGGGGAAGGTTCCGATCCTCGTCGGCGGCACCGGCCTGTACCTGCGCACCCTGCTCGACGGCATCGCGCCGGTGCCCGAAATCGACCCCGCCGTGCGCGAAGCGGTGCGCGAGCTGCCGGTTGCCGACGCCCACGCCGCGCTCGCTGCGCTCGACCCCGCCGCGGCGGCGCGGCTGGGCGCCGCCGACCGCACCCGCGTCGCGCGCGCGCTCGAGGTCGTCCGCTCGACCGGCCGCACCCTCGCCGACTGGCAACAGGCGCGCGAGGGCGGCATCGCGGGCGCCATCGCCCTCACCCCCTTCGTCCTGCTGCCACCGCGCGACTGGCTGCGCGCCCGCTGCGACACGCGCCTCGTCGACATGTTCGCGCGCGGCGCGATCGAGGAGGTCGAAGCGCTGCTGGCGCGCCATCTCGACCCCGACCTGCCCGCGATGCGCGCGATCGGAGTACCGCAGATCGCACGCCATCTGGCGGGCGAAATCACCCGAGCCGAAGCGCTCGACCTGACGCAGGCGGCGACCCGCCAATATGCCAAGCGCCAATATACGTGGTTCCGCCATCAGCCCCCGGCGAGCTGGCTACGTCATGAGGAGATATTATCGGTCGACAATGTCAATGGAATAGCAATAATATTACGTGAAAAGCTGTTGACAGGATAG
- the ilvB gene encoding biosynthetic-type acetolactate synthase large subunit: MTEMSGADMVVQALVDLGVDTVFGYPGGAVLPIYDALYKHPTIKHVLVRHEQAATHAAEGYARSTGKPGVVLVTSGPGATNAVTGITDALLDSIPMVVLTGQVSTALIGTDAFQECDTVGITRHCTKHNYLVMDPERLGPILHEAFHIATHGRPGPVVIDIPKNVQVATGEYVVPENILHNSYRPQVEPDGDAIARAVAMIAAAERPVFYTGGGVINAGPAASAALRQLVALTGAPVTSTLMGLGAFPSDDEKWLGMLGMHGTYEANMAMNRADLIIAVGARFDDRVTGRLDAFSPDSKKIHIDIDRSSINKIVPVDLAIVGDAGRALAAIVADWQAAGHKARDLGEWWRRVDGWRATRCLDFPEKKEADAEIMPQRAVKALFDATRGRDPIVTTEVGQHQMWAAQHFGFAEPNRWLTSGGLGTMGYGFPAAVGAQIANPDRLVICIAGEASLQMNIQEMGTVAQYRLPVKIFILNNEWMGMVRQWQELTYESRYSNSYSDSLPDFVKLADAYGWTGLRIDTLGELEAGIQTMLDTPGPVIVDCRVAKLANCFPMIPSGAAHTEMLLQPSDVTGTMDDEAKALV, translated from the coding sequence GTGACGGAAATGAGTGGTGCCGACATGGTGGTTCAGGCGCTGGTCGACCTCGGGGTCGACACGGTGTTCGGCTATCCGGGCGGCGCGGTCCTTCCGATTTACGACGCACTCTACAAGCATCCGACGATCAAGCATGTCCTCGTCCGCCACGAACAGGCGGCGACCCACGCGGCCGAAGGTTATGCGCGCTCGACGGGCAAGCCCGGCGTCGTGCTCGTCACCTCGGGCCCCGGCGCGACCAACGCGGTCACCGGCATCACCGACGCGCTGCTCGACTCGATTCCTATGGTCGTGCTCACCGGGCAGGTGTCTACCGCGCTGATCGGCACCGACGCCTTCCAGGAATGCGACACGGTCGGCATCACGCGCCATTGCACCAAGCATAATTATCTCGTGATGGACCCCGAACGCCTCGGCCCGATCCTGCACGAGGCGTTCCATATCGCGACCCACGGCCGCCCCGGCCCGGTGGTGATCGACATTCCGAAGAATGTGCAGGTCGCGACCGGCGAATATGTCGTGCCCGAAAATATCCTGCACAACAGCTATCGCCCGCAGGTCGAACCCGATGGCGATGCGATCGCCCGCGCCGTCGCGATGATCGCCGCCGCCGAACGCCCGGTCTTCTACACCGGCGGCGGCGTGATCAACGCCGGTCCGGCCGCCAGCGCCGCGCTGCGCCAGCTCGTCGCGCTCACCGGCGCGCCCGTGACCTCGACGCTGATGGGGCTCGGCGCCTTTCCGTCCGACGATGAAAAATGGCTCGGCATGCTCGGCATGCACGGGACGTACGAGGCCAATATGGCGATGAACCGCGCCGACCTGATCATCGCGGTCGGCGCGCGCTTCGACGACCGCGTCACCGGCCGCCTCGACGCTTTTTCGCCGGACTCGAAGAAGATCCACATCGACATCGACCGCAGCTCGATCAACAAGATCGTTCCCGTCGACCTCGCCATCGTCGGCGACGCCGGCCGCGCGCTCGCGGCGATCGTCGCCGACTGGCAGGCGGCGGGCCACAAGGCGCGCGACCTTGGCGAATGGTGGCGCCGCGTCGACGGGTGGCGCGCGACGCGCTGCCTCGACTTCCCCGAAAAGAAGGAAGCCGACGCCGAAATCATGCCGCAGCGCGCGGTCAAGGCGCTGTTCGACGCCACGCGCGGCCGCGACCCGATCGTCACCACCGAAGTCGGCCAGCACCAGATGTGGGCGGCGCAGCATTTCGGCTTTGCCGAACCCAACCGCTGGCTGACCAGCGGCGGGCTCGGCACGATGGGTTATGGCTTCCCCGCCGCGGTCGGCGCGCAGATCGCCAACCCCGACCGCCTCGTCATCTGCATCGCGGGCGAAGCCTCGCTCCAGATGAACATCCAGGAAATGGGCACCGTCGCGCAGTACCGCCTGCCGGTGAAAATCTTCATCCTCAACAACGAATGGATGGGGATGGTCCGCCAGTGGCAGGAACTGACCTACGAAAGCCGTTATTCAAACAGCTATTCGGACAGCCTGCCCGATTTCGTGAAGCTCGCCGACGCCTATGGCTGGACGGGCCTCCGCATCGACACGCTGGGAGAACTCGAGGCGGGCATCCAGACGATGCTCGACACGCCGGGCCCGGTGATCGTCGACTGCCGCGTCGCGAAGCTCGCCAACTGCTTCCCGATGATCCCGTCGGGCGCCGCGCACACCGAAATGCTCCTCCAGCCGAGCGACGTCACCGGCACGATGGACGACGAAGCCAAGGCACTGGTGTAA